A section of the Amblyomma americanum isolate KBUSLIRL-KWMA chromosome 2, ASM5285725v1, whole genome shotgun sequence genome encodes:
- the LOC144120351 gene encoding uncharacterized protein LOC144120351: MRSLGVSVKGARLNHDAVPSLFLHKRSMPPPPRSAFAKRRKHEVLAELLGEGSSVEKLDPKLGSPSGSPTDVTTEAGADLCAMRHENFGVENSLSILALTDSAHDATLEVKLTESCEGRHKSVQATMRPATKSTAVQACVKRSMASHHSQTKPHAW; encoded by the exons atgcgatcgctaggggtttctgtcaaaggggcacggctgaaccatgacgcggttccttcactatttttgcacaaaagaagcatgccaccaccgccaagaagtgcatttgctaaaagaaggaaacatgag GTCCTTGCAGAACTGCTTGGAGAAGGATCAAGCGTGGAAAAACTTGATCCAAAATTGGGCAGTCCCTCTGGTAGCCCAACAG ATGTCACAACAGAAGCTGGAGCAGATCTTTGTGCAATGCGACATGAAAACTTCGGCGTGGAAAATTCACTAAGTATCCTCGCTCTCACTG ATTCAGCACATGATGCAACGCTGGAGGTCAAACTGACAGAGTCTTGTGAGGGAAGACACAAGTCTGTCCAAGCAACGATGCGGCCAGCGACAAAAAGCACAGCTGTACAGGCATGTGTGAAAAGAAGCATGGCATCACACCACTCTCAGACAAAACCACACGCT TGGTAA